In Lawsonibacter asaccharolyticus, one genomic interval encodes:
- a CDS encoding hydantoinase — protein MGDPKRRDVQKVLEDVLEGKVSPGAAASEYGVALKRDKMLWTVDEEQTDVLRNTPEDMGRKTVTDTTERRY, from the coding sequence TTGGGGGATCCCAAACGGCGCGATGTACAGAAGGTGCTTGAAGACGTCCTGGAGGGAAAGGTGTCTCCTGGAGCGGCAGCTTCGGAATACGGAGTTGCGCTGAAACGTGATAAAATGCTCTGGACTGTGGATGAGGAACAGACTGACGTACTTAGAAATACCCCTGAAGATATGGGAAGAAAAACCGTAACGGATACTACGGAAAGACGTTACTAA
- a CDS encoding tryptophan synthase alpha chain yields MIAREADGFLYVVSSLGVTGARSEIKTDLASMIEIVRQNTHIPAPSALESPPEQAKRMAELADGVIVGSAIVKLLEQHGKDAPGCIGAYVKTMKDAIR; encoded by the coding sequence ATGATCGCCAGAGAGGCGGATGGGTTTCTCTATGTGGTGTCCTCCCTGGGCGTCACCGGAGCCAGAAGCGAGATCAAAACGGATCTGGCCTCAATGATAGAAATTGTGCGGCAGAACACCCATATCCCGGCCCCATCGGCTTTGGAATCTCCACCCGAACAGGCCAAGCGGATGGCAGAGCTCGCCGATGGCGTGATCGTCGGCTCTGCCATCGTCAAGCTGCTGGAACAGCACGGGAAGGATGCCCCTGGCTGCATCGGTGCGTATGTCAAAACCATGAAGGACGCGATACGATAA
- a CDS encoding tryptophan synthase alpha chain — protein sequence MEREQIIVITISGRGDKDCAAIARYRGEDSMSKIAQAFARGKAFIPFITCGDPNLETTAAAVRAAVENGADLIELGIPFSDPTAEGPVIQGANSGALQGRGHHRPDLRTGADLRRDVTIPLFYDLRQCSVLLWSGALFLRLPGDGDRRTDPPRSAL from the coding sequence ATGGAGCGGGAGCAGATCATCGTCATCACTATTTCAGGCCGGGGCGACAAGGACTGCGCCGCCATCGCCCGATACAGAGGGGAGGATTCCATGAGTAAGATCGCACAGGCATTTGCCCGCGGAAAGGCATTTATCCCGTTTATTACCTGCGGCGACCCGAATCTGGAGACCACCGCCGCCGCCGTCCGGGCCGCAGTGGAAAACGGCGCGGACCTCATCGAGCTGGGCATTCCCTTCTCCGACCCCACCGCCGAGGGGCCGGTGATCCAGGGGGCTAACTCCGGGGCCTTGCAGGGGCGGGGTCACCACAGACCAGATCTTCGGACTGGTGCGGACCTGCGCCGGGATGTAACGATACCTCTGTTTTATGACCTACGCCAATGTAGTGTTCTCCTATGGAGCGGAGCGCTTTTTCTCCGCCTGCCGGGAGACGGGGATCGACGGACTGATCCTCCCCGATCTGCCCTTTGA
- a CDS encoding tryptophan synthase beta chain, giving the protein MKSYFCQDQYGQIAPVYSISAGLDYPGIGPEHATSMTSAGRNMSPVTDEEAVNAFEYLAPDGGYHPRH; this is encoded by the coding sequence ATGAAGTCCTACTTCTGTCAGGACCAGTACGGCCAGATCGCCCCGGTCTACTCCATCTCCGCCGGACTGGACTACCCGGGCATCGGCCCGGAACACGCCACCTCCATGACATCGGCCGGGCGGAATATGTCCCCGGTCACTGACGAGGAGGCGGTCAACGCCTTCGAGTATCTGGCCCCGGACGGAGGGTATCATCCCCGCCATTGA
- a CDS encoding tryptophan synthase beta chain, which produces MRLLGAEVVPVKTGTATLKDAVSEAMREWTSRMADTHYCLGSVMGPTPSPPSSGTFRR; this is translated from the coding sequence ATGCGCCTTTTGGGAGCGGAGGTGGTTCCTGTAAAGACGGGCACAGCCACGCTGAAGGACGCCGTATCCGAGGCCATGCGGGAGTGGACCTCCCGCATGGCCGACACCCACTACTGCCTTGGCTCTGTGATGGGGCCCACCCCTTCCCCACCATCGTCCGGGACTTTCAGGCGGTAA
- a CDS encoding tryptophan synthase beta chain: MGKTRLIAETGAGQHGVATATAAALMGMECVVFMGRKIPSARPSMCTGCAFWERRWFL, translated from the coding sequence ATGGGCAAGACCCGCCTGATTGCCGAGACGGGGGCGGGGCAGCACGGGGTGGCTACCGCCACTGCCGCCGCCCTCATGGGGATGGAGTGCGTGGTCTTTATGGGGAGGAAGATACCGTCCGCCAGGCCCTCAATGTGTACCGGATGCGCCTTTTGGGAGCGGAGGTGGTTCCTGTAA